The following is a genomic window from Hymenobacter monticola.
CGCCATCACCTTGGCGGCGCGGCCGGTGGGCGCTAGCAGGGTGTACTTGCGCTGCAGCTTGTGCAGCCACTGCACTAGGGCACTTACCACGGTGGTTTTGCCGGTGCCGGCGTAGCCGCGCAGCACAAAAATCTTACGCCCCGGCAGCTGGTCTTTCAAAAACGCGTCGAGCTGCGTGAACAGCAGGGCCTGGTCTTCGGTGGGTTCGTAGGGGAAATAGTCGCGGACGGACGGGGTGCGGAGGGAGAGCATTATTACAGTTTCAACAATATCAAATTAGGCACGCTGCTGCTTTCACGCTGCTGCTTTATAAAGTCAATCTGCGTCATAAACGTGCTTATTCCACAGCCGGAATCCTTGAAGCAGGATGCGACGCAGCACCTTGCGCTCCTGACGGGGCCACACTACCGGGCCCCAGGGATGTCCTGGCCGTCGCCATATCCCGGCGGTCACATACAATAGCTCAAACACCCGGTTGCGAACGGGAGACTTCGTATCGCCATCGAAGGGCTTTCCGGCGCTCTGGCTCACATCAGTAAAGATGTTCCAGGCTTCCAGTGAAGCGGCAGGCGGCATTTTTTCAGGGTTGTCCATCCAGGAAGCCACCGCATCGAAGTCAAGAAGTTTCGGCGGTTCAGCGTTAAGCGAAAGGTGCTGCTTTTTTGCCAGTTCAACGATTTTTTCGCTACTCCTAAACGCGGGCACAAGCTGATTATCAGAAGTCCAGAAAGAATCTTTTTCCTCCAAGCCTTCTCTCCAAAGCAAGTACATATCCTTGCGCTTATATCGTGCCCAAAAAATGTAGTAATTAAACTTGCTCATACCCAGCGCTCAGAGGTGGAGATTCAATTATCAACTGGGCTCAATCACCGCCATTGTGGCACTGGCCTTGGCAATCAGCAGGTCGTCGCACCACACTTCGGCCTCGCAAAAATGCAGGCGGCGCCCGGCTTTCAACACCCAGCCGATGGCTTTTAATTTCTGGCCGAAGCCGGGGTGCAGATAGGAAACTCTCAAATCGGCGGTCACCACCCCAAAATTGTCGGGCACGAGCGTGACGGCCGCAAAGCCGGCCACCAAATCGGCCAGCGTGGCGATGAGGCCGCCGTGGGCGAAGCCGCGCTGCTGCTGGTGCTGCTCGGCCAGAGTTAGCTCGGCCTCGATGCGGCCGGGGGCGATGGCCGTGAGGTCGGCCCCAATCAGGTGCATGAAGCGCTGCCCGGTGAGCTTGCGGCGGATGCGCGCTTCAAGGTCGGGGGTAGCAGCGGTTTCGGGGGTATTTGCAGACACGAAAAGTCGGTTAAGTTTGCTTAAATAAAGAAGCCGATAGTTCATTCATCAGCTTTGTACTGATTTGTACTCTGCACCAGGCGCTAGAACTTTCGAGAACTAAAAAGCTACTTCTAGAGGCCTTAAATCCTCATTCTTGGGCGGAAATCCAAAGGTACTGGCTGCGGACGGGCTGGGAGTTTCTTCTTTCATTTTTTCCTTCCCAAACTCTATGGAACAGCTACCGGCAATGCAATACCTAATGGCGGGCGCGCTGGGGCTGGGCCTGGCGGCATGCAGCGGGTTTCGGGTGTTTGTGCCGCTGCTGGCGGCCAGCCTCTGCTACCATTTCGGCTACCTCGCGCCGGCGGCAGGGTTTGCGTGGCTGGGTAGCTGGGCGGCGCTGCTCACGCTGGGCACGGCCACGCTGGTCGAAATCGCGGGCTACTACATTCCGGTGGTCGACCACGTTCTCGACACGCTCACCACGCCGGCCTCGTTTGTAGCCGGCACCATCCTCATGACGTCGGCCCTCCCCCACCTCGACCCCACCGTGCGCTGGACGCTGGGCGTTCTGGTGGGCGGCGGCACAGCCGGCCTGGTCCAAACCGCGACGGCCCTGTTGCGGGGCGCCTCCACCGCCACCACCGCCGGCCTGGCCAACCCCGTGCTGGCCACGGCCGAAAACACGTTGGCCATTGGCGGCGTGGCGCTCACGCTGCTGTTGCCGCTGCTCGCGGCCGCTCTGGTGCTGCTTCTGGTGGTGTATGTGCTGAGCCGCCTGCGCCGCTGGCGGGCCCGGCGGCGGGCCAACGGCTGAGTTTTTCTTTTCCCGTCAATTCTTAAAACAAACCCCGTCGCTCCGCGTTTGCCATGCACGCTTCTCTCATCCGGTTGAAAACATTCTCGCTACTTGTTGCTGCATGACCAATCCAACCACTATCGATTCCGAGGCCTTATTGGCGGCCTATTCGGGCAAAGTGCGGGTGCGCGTCGGCGGCCTGCTCCTGCGCGACGGAGCCCTGCTGCTGGCGGCGCACCGGGGCCTGCTGCCGGAGGGTGCCTCGTTCTGGTCGCCGCCGGGGGGCGGGTGGCAGTTTGGCGAAAGCATTCGGGCGGCGCTCGCCCGCGAGTTTTTGGAGGAAACGGGCCTGAATGTGCAGGTGGGCCGCTTTTTGCACCTGCACGAATTCAGCACCGACAAGCTACAGGCCCTGGAGCTGTTTTTTGAAGTCATCGCCGACGATGCCGCGCAGCCCCGGCTCGGCCACGACCCCGAGCACGCGTCTCACCAGCAGTTGCTCACCGAGCTGGCCTGGCATACACCGCGCCAGCTGCTGCAGCTGCCCCCAAACCAAGTGCACCCCGTGTTGCAGCACCTGCTCAGCCCCGACGACGTGTTCGTGCCGCAGCAGCGCTTCGCTTGAGTTAGCGTAGAACCGGCCTTCGTGCTGAGCGTTACCAAGGACCTCTGCCACGCTCCGAACGAAGACTGGTTGCGCACATCTTTCCTTTCTCATCGGGCGAAGCGTTATCTTCGGGCATTTTCGCGCCGAATTCGTGTCCGTTTCCACTGCTTCAACTGCTTCTGCATCCGCCGCCAACTCTTCGTTGCGTTTGCGCGACGAGACGTTTGACGCCGCCACGCTGGGGGCCTACAATCTGTATTTGCTGGCCAGCCCCACGCGCCTGCAGCTAGCGGTGGCCGATGTGGAGCGCAATAAATTCGTAGCCCTGGAAGAGCAAGCGTTGCCAACGGGTGGCCTGCCCGCGCTGGCCGCGCAGCACGATTTTCTGGGCCAGCGGGGCTGGAACGCCGTGCGCTTGGCCATCACGGGCCGCGCCTTCACCCTGCTGCCGGCGCCCTTGTTTCGGGCCGGCGACGAAGAAGCGGCCCTGCGCCTGCACCATTTTCTCACGCCCTTCGAAACCGTGCGCCACACCACCCACCCCGGCCTGGAGCTGGTGAACGTGTTTGCGGCCGACGCGGCCGTTGCCAACTGGCTGGGCACTACGCATGGCGCCAGCGGCCGCCTTTTGCACCACACCAGCGCCCTGCTGGCCGGTTTGGTGCACCAGCGCGGCGCCGCGTCGCCCCGCCGCCTCTACCTCAACCCCGGCCCGCAGGAGCTTACCCTGGTGGTGCTGGGCCAGCACCTGGAGTACTGCAACGTTTTTTCCACCTCCACGGCCGAGGACGTGGTGTACTACACCATCTTGGTGATGCAGGAACTGGGCCTCAATCCCGACGAGGACGAGGTGACGGTGTGGGGCGAGCTCACGCCCGATTCGGCCATTTTCAGCCTGCTGCGCACCTATGTGCGGCAGGTGCGCTTCGGCCCCCGCCCCGGCAACGTGCAGTACAGCTACCGGCTCAACGACGTGTTCGAGTACCGTTATTTTGACTTGTTCAGCCTGCACTTTGCGTAAATAATGTTGAGTTTTAAGGGTTGAGTATTGAATTTGAACATCTTCTCAACTCAACATTCAACTCTCAAAACTCAACGCTTATACCATGCCCCGCATCGCCATTTTCCCCGGCTCTTTCGACCCCTTCACCAACGGGCACCTCGACATTGTGCGCCGCGGGGCGGAGCTGTTTGATGAGGTTATCGTGGCCATTGGCACCAATAGCAGCAAGCAGCGCTACGTGCCCATCGAGCAGATGCTGGCCCTGCTCGGCGAGGTGTTTCAGAACGAGCCGCGGGTGTCGGTGCGCACGTTTCGGGGGCTCACGGCGGAGTTCGCCCGCGAGGCAGGGGCCCGCTTCCTGCTGCGCGGGCTGCGCAATAGCATTGATTTTGAGTACGAAAAACCCATTGCCTACGGCAACCAGCACGTCAACCCCGGGCTGGAAACGGTGTTCCTGCTGACCGCGCCGGACCTGGGCGCCATCAGCAGCACCATCATCCGCGACATTCACCGCTACGGCGGCAACGTAGACGCCTTTTTGCCCTTCACCCTGCCGCCAGTAGCTTCCTGATAGCAGGAGCCAAGTAGGCTGTTGGGCTTTTGGTTTCAACTATTGATTGAGCGCCAGCGCCAGCACCCGCAGCCCCATGAGTTGGCTGGGCTGGCTGGCCTGAAACACGGGCAGCACCAGATAGTGGTCGGCGCCCAGCTGCAGGTGGGCGCGGCGCATGAGTTCTTCTTCGTTGCTGCCCAGCAGCAGCAGGTCGTTTACGCGGCGGGTGCGGTAATCGTAGGCCACCACCAGCGCTAGGCCGCCGCGCCGGAACATCGCCATCGAGTCGATGGGGCCCCGGCGCTGCGAGAGCGGGTCCAGCGTGGGGTCGACGAAGCCAGGCGGCACGGGCTGCCACGGCCCCACCCGCTGGTTCAGCTCATCGAACGAGAGGGCAAGCAGGGCCGGCACATCGAGGCTGGGCGCGGCCCTGTCCGGGGCGGCCGGGCGGGCAGTGTGCTCCCGCACTTGCTCGCGCCCGCCCGAGCAGGCGCCCACGCTCAGAGCCGTTGCCGCCAACACCACTCCTGCTCCTGTCAGTATCGGTCGCATAGACCGCAATATACTATTATTTATTTACCAGCCGCGGGGGCTGCCTTGGCGGGCTTGCCGGCCATTTCGCTCAGGTAGTGCCGCACCACCAGCGCAATGGAAGCATAGGAATCTTCCAGCTTGGCCAGGGCCTCCTGGGGCGACATCCAGCGCACTTCCTCAATGTACTCCTCGGTCTGCGGCTTCATCAGGCTGTCGTCGAGGCACTTCATCAGGTACCAGCTGGTTTTTTTCAGCATCTTGTTGCCCTTGTAGGCGTAGCTGTGCCAGGTGCTGGGCAGTTCCTCGCCCAATTCGAGCTTGATGTTGGTTTCCTCCTCCACTTCGCGCAGGGCGCCGGCGGCCGTGTCCTCGTCGCTCTTGAGCTTGCCCTTGGGCAGGTCCCACTTGCCAAGGCGGTAAATCATCAGCACCTGGTCGCCTTTCACCACCAGCCCGCCGCCGGCTTTGGCAATTTTGAACTGGTCTTTGAGGTGCAGGATGACGTGCTTCTTCTTTTTGACCAGCATGGTGAGCGACTTCAGCTTTTTGAGCTTTTTCACTTCCATCAGGCGCAGCAGGCGGTCGATGAACAGGGGGCCGGCGTCTTTCACGAGCACATCGCCCACCAGGTCCTTCGACGTGAATTCGTCGTCGGGGCTCAGGATGAGGTCGAACTTGTGCTTGTATACTTTTTCGCTGAGCTTTTTGATAACCAGCGGTATGTCGTTGATGAAAATATTCATCGGGAAAAGCGGCTTGAGGAAACGATAACGGGCAACGGGGCCGCCGAAATCAAGGAAGATTGAGAAAATAAGCTTTGGGCAGCGGCCGCAAGATACGGGGCCGGACCGATTTGGCGGCGGGCCCCATCTTTGCGGCATGACACGCATCGGCCTGCTTTCCGACACCCACGGCTACCTCGACGAACGAATCGCGCATCATCTGCGCGGCTGCGACGAAATCTGGCACGCCGGCGATTTCGGCGACGCCCGCGTGGTGGACGAACTGCAGGCCCTGGCGCCGCGCTTCCGGGGCGTGTACGGCAATATCGACGGCACGGACGTGCGCCGCACCCAGCCGCTGGTGCAAGATTTTGAGGTTGAGGGCCTTCGTGTGCTCATCACGCACATCGGCGGCTACCCGGGGCACTACGCGCCAGCCGCCCGGCCCCTGCTGGCCGAGGTTCGGCCGGGCCTATTCGTCACCGGCCACTCGCACATTCTGCGGGTGATGCCCGATAAAAAGCTGGGCCTGCTCCACCTCAACCCCGGCGCGGCCGGGCGCCACGGCTTCCACCAGGTGCGCACGCTGCTGCGCTTCGGCATCGAAGCGGGGAAGGTGGTCGATTTGCAGGCGGTGGAGTTGGGGAAACGGGCCAGTTGAGGCGGATACGCCGGCTGGGGCCGTTTGTCATTGCGAGGCCGCAGGCCGTGGCAATCCGTCCTGTTCTCAGCGACTACCCTTCTAACGTGACAAACCAATTAAAAAGCCTCGGCATTACGCAGTGCCGGGGCTTTCTGGTAAAAGACAGCGTCTGGTTTTGACAGGACGGATTGCCGCGTTCCGCTACGCTCCACTCGCAATGACAGACCGAACCAGCCGACCACAGGCAGCGAAACCGACAAGCCCCGCCATCTGTGAAACAGATAACGGGGCTTGCTACAATCTTAAACTACTGGCGCGAGGCCGCAGCGGCTGCTTACAGCGCGATTTCGGGCTTGGGGTGCTCGCCTTCCTGGCCGTCTTCGTTCACGGGCTTGGTCACGGCTTCGGCGTCGTCGAAAGCGTTGGCGTTGGCGGCGGTTTTGTCGCCGGCCACCACTTCTTTCACTTTGTCAACGGCGTCGCTCACCAGGTGCGAAGCTTTCTCTACCACTTCGGAGTGCGAAACGGCGTCAGCTACGTCGGCAGCCACTTCTTTCACCTTGTCAACGGCGGCGCTGGCGGCGTGCTTCACCGTGTCCAGGAGGCTACCGGTTTCGGCTTTAGCTTCGGCCGAGGCCGGGGCAGCGGTGCTGAAGCGCGACTTCAGCTCTTCCAAATCCACGTTCTTCAGCACGGGCGTGCGAAGCAGGTTTTTGATGATGTTCTGCTTGTTGTTGGCACGGGCAATGTTCTTGCGGTGCTTGCGCTTCAGACGGGTAACGGACATGGCGGTTGGCGAAAAGGAGAATTTATTCGGTGATGGCAACGGCGCTAAAGCGCGACTTCAGCTCCTCGAGGTCCACATTTTTGAGGACGGGCGTGCGGAGCAGGTTTTTGATGATGTTTTGCTTGTTGTTGGCGCGGGCAATGTTTTTGCGGTGCTTGCGCTTCAGACGGGTAACGGACATGGCCGGAAAAAAATCTAGGTCTTACGAAATGGAGGGCAAAAGTACGCAGCTGGGCTGGGAAGTGCAAGCCTGCCAGGCTTTTTCTGGCCGACAGGTGCCTTTGCTCGGCGCGACGGGACCGCCGGCGCGCTAATTTTGCCTGCTATGACGACTTCCGCTTCCCTTTCCGTGATTGACCTGCGCTCCGATACCGTGACGCGGCCCACGCCCGCCATGCTGGCCGCCATGATGGCCGCCCCCGTGGGCGACGACGTGTACGACGAAGACCCCACCGTGCGCCGCCTCGAGGAAATGGCCGCCGCCCGCTTCGGCCTCGAAGCCGGCCTGTTCTGCCCCTCGGGCACCATGACCAACCAGATTGCCATCAAGGCCCACACCGAGCCGCTGAGCGAGGTGATTTGCGAGCAAACCTCCCACATCTACCTCTGGGAAGTGGGCGGCATTGCGTTTCACTCCGGCGCGAGCGTGGCGCTGCTGCCGGGCCAGCGGGGCCGCGTCACGGCGGCGCAAGTGGAGGCCGCCATTCGGCCTGAAAACATTCACTACCCCACCACCCGCCTCATCAGCCTCGAAAACACCCACAACCGCGGCGGCGGCACCTGCTACGCGCTGGAGGACCTGCGGGCCATCAGCGACGTGGCGCGGCGGCACGGCATTGCGCGGCACCTGGACGGAGCCCGCGTTTTCAATGCTCTGGTGGCCACGGGCCAGCGTAGCGAGGACTACGGGCAGCTGTTCGACTCCATTTCGGTGTGTTTGAGCAAGGGGCTGGGCACGCCGGTGGGCTCGGTGCTGCTGGGCTCGGCGGCTTTTGTGAAGAAGTGCAAGCGCATCCGCAAGGTGATGGGCGGGGGCTGGCGGCAGGCCGGCTACCTGGCCGCGGCGGGCATTTATGCGCTGGAAAACAACGTGGAGCGCCTGGCCGACGACCACCGCCGCGCCGCCCGCCTGGCTAACGTGCTCGGCCAGCAGCCCTACGTGGCCGAGGTGCTGACCCCGGAAACCAACCTCGTTATTTTCCGGCTTGCCGACGCCATGCCGGCAGCCGACTTCCTGGCCACCTTGGAGCAGCAAGGCATCCGGGCCAGCAGCTTTGGGCCGCAGTGGATACGCTTCGTGACGCACCTCGACGTGGACGACGACGGCATCGCCCGCGTGGAAGCGGCGCTGGCTTCGCTGCGAAACGACTAACGGCCCAGCGCGGAAGAAAGCGCGCCGAGCCGGACCCTTCAGCGCTTTTTCAACGTTAGCCAGGCTATGAATTTGTTCATCATCGGCGACGTGCATGGCTGCTTCCACACGCTTCAGGAATTGCTGAGGCGCTGGGACCCGGCCACCGACCACCTCATTCAGGTGGGCGACCTGGTGGACCGTGGCGCCCACATTCCGGCTACTGTGGAACTGGCCCGCGAGCTCAACGAAAAATACCCCGAAACGACGACCTTCCTCATGGGCAACCACGAGGACGCGCTGTTGCACCATTTTGGGCCCGATGGACCTTACCCGGGCTGGCTCAAGTGGGGCGGCCGTAGCACAACCGACCAGTACCATACCCGCGCCGGGCTGCTGGCCCGGCACCTGCCTTGGCTGATGGAACGGCCCCTGCTCTGGCAGAACGAGCACGTGCTGGTGAGCCACGCCGGCATCAGCACCTCTCCGTTGGCCTACGACCGCGACAGCTCCGACGGCCTGCTCTGGACGCGCGGCCCGCTCCGGCGGCTCGACCACCAATTGCAGGTGGTGGGCCACACGCCGATGGAAAAGGGCGAGCCCGTGCTCGACAAGACTTCCAACACCTTGTACACCGACACGGGCGCGGTGTTTGGCGGTAACCTCACCGGCCTGCGCCTCTCCCCCACCGGCCAGGTGCTGGACATTGCGCTGATTCCGGTTTTTCCGCAGGACCTGCTCGAAAAGCCGCGTTTTTAACCTCTACTCCCGATTTAGTGATGCTCAACCAAGCTGCCATCGAACACCTGAGCGCCGCCGACCCCTTATTGGGTGGCCTCATTGCCAAGGGCCGCGAAATCCACCCCCGGCCCCACGAAGACCTGTACCTGTCGCTGCTGCGCGCCATTGTCAGCCAGCAGATTTCGACCAAGGCGGCGGCGGCCATCTGGAAGCGGTTTCAGGCGCTGTTTCCGCCCGAGGGCTACCCCGAGCCGCGCGAAGTGCTGGCCCTGACTGAGGACGAGCTGCGCGCCGTGGGCCTCTCGCGCCAGAAAGCCGGCTACCTCAAGGCCATTGCTGAATACAACGAGCGGGGCCTGCTCGACTACGAGCACCTCACCAGCCTTTCGGAAGAAGCTTTCACGCAGCACCTTACCGCCATCAAAGGCGTGGGCCGCTGGACGGCCCAGATGCTGCAAATGTTTGCCCTCGACCAGCCCGACGTATTTTCCGAAGGCGACCTGGGCGTACAGAACGCCATGCGCCGCCTTTACGGCCTCGAGGAAACTGGCCGCGCCCTCCAAAAGCGCATGCTCGCCATTGCCGAAGCCTGGCGTCCATATCGCACGCTGGCTTGCAAGTACCTGTGGCAGAGCCTCGACCAAGGCACGCAGATTCCACCGACGGTGTAAGACTTTGTTATAAAAAAACGCCTGTCATCCTTCGTCTCTGCTCTCGCAGAGTACTCAGGATGACAGGCCTTGCTGGGCAACTCTACCCCAGCACCTTTTCGCCCATTTTAAACACTTCTTCCTTCACAAACAGCTCGCCTTCCTGCCGCAGGATGGTGATGTTGTCGATGATGATTTTGAGGTTGTAGGTTTCCTGATTGAGGTAGGCTAGGACGGGGCCTAAAAGGTCGACGGTGGTGTCGTGCAGCGCCAGGGAGATGTGCGGCAGCCAGCAGTCGGGGCCGCTGAACTTGTCGGTGCGCAGGCACAGCGGCGCGGTGGCCGCCCGGATGCGCTGGTGCAGGGCGTTGAGGGCATCGGAGCGCAGCACGGGGATGTAGATGACCGGCCGCTCGCCCGGAAACACGCCCAGGCCGGTGGTGAAGGCCGGAAACGGCTCGGTGGACGTGGCCACGTCGGCCAGCACCTCTTTCAACGATTCCAGCTTGCGCACGCCGGCCAGCTGGTAGGTCAGGTGCGGGTCGAGGGTGGCCTGCACGTCGTCGAGGCCAAACTTCTCTTCCAGGCTTTTGATGATGTTGTTGATGCGCAGCGCGTGCGGCGGGCTAAGCAGGGAAGTGATGGCGAGCATGGGGCTGTCGGGTTCGTTTTCGGCTTTGGGCTGGGGCTCTTCGGCAACTTTGCGGCGGAGCAGCGCGGGGTAGACCGGCGCCGGTTGCACGTGCTCGGCGCGCAGCTTGCCGTGGGGGTTTAAACTCATGAAGTGGTTTTTTGGGCCATTTGTTGGTTGAATTGCTCGCTCTGGCCGCGCGGAATGCTGAGCGACGGGAAAGCCTCGCCGCGCAGCTGCTTGGCCAGTTGTACGAGCTGGCCGCTGTGATAGGCGTAATGCGCCACCTGGCGCTGCACGGCGGCCAGCACGGTGTGGGCCTCGCCGCGAATGGTGACGGTGCTGAGCAAGTCGGCCGGCTGCAGCGTGTCGAGCAGTTCGAAGAGTACGCGCCAGGCGGCTTTCCATTCCTCCTGCAAGGGCGCGATGGCCGCGACGGTAGCGGGCTCTTCAAATTCCTGGTCGCGCCGACGGGAGGGCTTTTCGCCGTCGGAGGTCAGAAAATCGGTGAAACGCGAGCGTAGGTTGCCGGCCATGTGCTGCACAATGACGGCGGCCGAATTGCTGCCAGGCGCCGGGCGGTGCAGCCACTCGGCCTCGCTGAGTTGGGCCAGGGCACGGTCGGCCAGATTTTTATACATCTGAAAGCTGTGCCGGAAGGAGGCCAGCAGCGCGACGCCCACGGCGTCGGGAGCAGAAGGAGTAGGCATAAGCCAAATGTACGGGCTGGGGCTAAGCCCGGCCGACAATTTTTCCTTCGCGCCAGGCCTTCGCCGGCTCGCTGGTCGGCAAAACCCACTTCTCCATCGACACACTGCTTCCGGGGCCTAACCCCGGCCGGTTGTTTTCGCGTTACGAGATTTCCGCTTCGCTTTTGCCCCGTGCCCGACACCTTTCTGCCTGCCAATACTTCCTCACCCGCTTCGGCCCCGCCTCCGGAGCCGGGGGGTCGTCATCGTTGGGTGTGGTGGTTGCTGGGCGTTTGCGGGCTGTTGCTTGGGTTGGCGCTGGTGGTGCAGCACTTCCTCGACCCCTGGCTGCGGCGGCAACTGGAGAAGCAGGTGCTCACCCAAACCCACGGCCAGTACCGTCTGCACGTCAACGAGCTGGAAACCAGTATTTGGCAGCGCGCCATCCGGCTGCGCGGTCTGCGCCTGCGTCCCGCCGCCCAGGTGTCCGACACCCTGCCCCGCCTGCGCCTCGACGCGGCCGAGCTGCACGTCACCGGCGTCGGCCTGCTGGCGCTGCTGCACAAGGGCGTGGTGCCGGTCGACAGCGCTGTGCTCGATTCCGTGCGCCTCGACGTGCTGGCCCTGCCCACCAAGCCCACCCGCCGCGCCGGCCGGCCCCTGCACCAGCAGCTGCCGCTGGGGCTGAAAGGGCTGGACATCAACTACGCCGGCCTGCAGCGTGCACAAATCAACTACCTGCCCGACAGCGCCCAAACCACCGCCCGCCTGCGCCGCGCCGACCTCAGCGCCCGCCACCTGCTCCTGAGCCCCGCCGGCGCGGCCGACACGCAGCGCCTGGGCTACGCCGCCGGCTGGCACCTGCGCTTGCAGCAGAGCCAGGCGCGGGCGCAGGGCCACGCGCTGGCCCTGGCCAAACTGGATTTTTCGACAAGCGCGAAGCGGCTGCAGCTCGACTCAGCGCACCTACAGCCTACCAACCCAGTTTCTTCCCGCTCGCCGCGCCTGGCCCTCGCGCTGCCCCGGCTGCTGCTCACCGGGCTGGATGCAGCGCGTTTGCAGCACACGCACCGGCTTCGGGTCGATTCGCTGCTGGTGCAAGGCCCCCACCTTACCCTGACGCCCGCTCAATCAACAACGCCTGACCCAGCCGCCCGGGCGAATTTCATAAGGAGCGTGGAGGTAGCGCAGCTGGTTGTGCGGAATGGATACCTACACGTAGCCGGCACGCCGGAAAACCCTATTATCCGGCAAATGGAGGTTGCGGCCACCGCCATTCGATACGATTCGGCCGCGGCACCCGATGCGCGCAGCGTACTTTTTGCCAAGAGCTGGAACGTGGCCCTGGGCCGCAGCCAGGCCACGCTGGCCGCGCATCCCGTCAGCGTGGGCAGCTTGCGCTTATCGACCGCCGCCGGCACTTTCGATTTGCGCGCGCTGCGCGTGCGGCAGCCCGCCCCCGGACAGGGCAAGCCCGACGGCGCCCGCTTCGACGTGACACTGCCGCACCTGACGCTCAGCGGGTTTGACGCGGCGCAGTTGCAGCATCATCGTCATTTCAAGGCCCGCCGGCTGGAGCTGAGCGGGGCCAAGGCGCTGTTTATTCCGCCAGCCCAGCCGCCGCCCCCGCTGTGGCAGCTGCTGAGCAAGGCGGCCCGGCGCTCCGACCTGGCCGAGCTGCGCGTGCGCAACACCGAAATCCGCATCGGCCGCTGGCGGCACTCGCCCCACATCCGCCAGCTCAACCTGACGGGCCGCAGCATTCGCATCGACCAGCCTTCGGACGACGCGCCCAACCGCATTGCCTACGCCCTGGGCTGGCAAGGGCAGTCGGGCCGGCTGTCGGCCCCCTTCGACAGTCCCTTTTACTTTGCCAGCAGCGAGCGGGTGAAGGTCGACACCGACGCGCGCCTGCTGCGTTTCGAGGACATGCGCCTCAAGCCCCGCTACTCCCCCGTGGGCATGAACCTGCGCAAGGGCTACCAGGCCCCGGCCGTCACCATCAAGGTGCCCTCGCTCACGCTCACGGGGCTCGACTACCCCAACCTGGTGAACCACGGCGACTTCCGCATTGCGCGGGCCGTGGCCCAGCGCCCCCACGTGCTGATTGCCTCCGACGGCCGCGGGCCCATCAACCCCAACCTCTCCAAAATCTCGCCCGAGGAGATGCGCCACTTGAAGGTGACCGTCGACGTGCGCCGGCTCGACTTCGTGAACGGCAGCCTCTACACCACCTACCGCAGCCCGCGCACGCCAATCATCGGCAAGCTGAACATCAGCCGCTTCAACGGCAGCTTCTTCAACCTGAGCAACGACCGGCGCCGCATGACGCCCGCCACGCCCCTCACCGGCCGGGCCAGCACCTACCTGCAGGGCCAGTGCCGCCTCGACGCGCAAATTTCGGCCTACCTGCTCGACCCCAAGGGCCGGCACCGGGTATGGGGCACCTTCGGGCCGAGCCCTTTTGCCATCATCAACTCCATGACCGTGCCCAC
Proteins encoded in this region:
- a CDS encoding PaaI family thioesterase → MSANTPETAATPDLEARIRRKLTGQRFMHLIGADLTAIAPGRIEAELTLAEQHQQQRGFAHGGLIATLADLVAGFAAVTLVPDNFGVVTADLRVSYLHPGFGQKLKAIGWVLKAGRRLHFCEAEVWCDDLLIAKASATMAVIEPS
- a CDS encoding DUF4126 domain-containing protein, with the translated sequence MEQLPAMQYLMAGALGLGLAACSGFRVFVPLLAASLCYHFGYLAPAAGFAWLGSWAALLTLGTATLVEIAGYYIPVVDHVLDTLTTPASFVAGTILMTSALPHLDPTVRWTLGVLVGGGTAGLVQTATALLRGASTATTAGLANPVLATAENTLAIGGVALTLLLPLLAAALVLLLVVYVLSRLRRWRARRRANG
- a CDS encoding NUDIX domain-containing protein, translated to MTNPTTIDSEALLAAYSGKVRVRVGGLLLRDGALLLAAHRGLLPEGASFWSPPGGGWQFGESIRAALAREFLEETGLNVQVGRFLHLHEFSTDKLQALELFFEVIADDAAQPRLGHDPEHASHQQLLTELAWHTPRQLLQLPPNQVHPVLQHLLSPDDVFVPQQRFA
- a CDS encoding DUF3822 family protein, yielding MSVSTASTASASAANSSLRLRDETFDAATLGAYNLYLLASPTRLQLAVADVERNKFVALEEQALPTGGLPALAAQHDFLGQRGWNAVRLAITGRAFTLLPAPLFRAGDEEAALRLHHFLTPFETVRHTTHPGLELVNVFAADAAVANWLGTTHGASGRLLHHTSALLAGLVHQRGAASPRRLYLNPGPQELTLVVLGQHLEYCNVFSTSTAEDVVYYTILVMQELGLNPDEDEVTVWGELTPDSAIFSLLRTYVRQVRFGPRPGNVQYSYRLNDVFEYRYFDLFSLHFA
- the coaD gene encoding pantetheine-phosphate adenylyltransferase yields the protein MPRIAIFPGSFDPFTNGHLDIVRRGAELFDEVIVAIGTNSSKQRYVPIEQMLALLGEVFQNEPRVSVRTFRGLTAEFAREAGARFLLRGLRNSIDFEYEKPIAYGNQHVNPGLETVFLLTAPDLGAISSTIIRDIHRYGGNVDAFLPFTLPPVAS
- a CDS encoding NUDIX hydrolase, with the protein product MNIFINDIPLVIKKLSEKVYKHKFDLILSPDDEFTSKDLVGDVLVKDAGPLFIDRLLRLMEVKKLKKLKSLTMLVKKKKHVILHLKDQFKIAKAGGGLVVKGDQVLMIYRLGKWDLPKGKLKSDEDTAAGALREVEEETNIKLELGEELPSTWHSYAYKGNKMLKKTSWYLMKCLDDSLMKPQTEEYIEEVRWMSPQEALAKLEDSYASIALVVRHYLSEMAGKPAKAAPAAGK
- a CDS encoding metallophosphoesterase family protein, whose translation is MTRIGLLSDTHGYLDERIAHHLRGCDEIWHAGDFGDARVVDELQALAPRFRGVYGNIDGTDVRRTQPLVQDFEVEGLRVLITHIGGYPGHYAPAARPLLAEVRPGLFVTGHSHILRVMPDKKLGLLHLNPGAAGRHGFHQVRTLLRFGIEAGKVVDLQAVELGKRAS
- a CDS encoding threonine aldolase family protein, with translation MTTSASLSVIDLRSDTVTRPTPAMLAAMMAAPVGDDVYDEDPTVRRLEEMAAARFGLEAGLFCPSGTMTNQIAIKAHTEPLSEVICEQTSHIYLWEVGGIAFHSGASVALLPGQRGRVTAAQVEAAIRPENIHYPTTRLISLENTHNRGGGTCYALEDLRAISDVARRHGIARHLDGARVFNALVATGQRSEDYGQLFDSISVCLSKGLGTPVGSVLLGSAAFVKKCKRIRKVMGGGWRQAGYLAAAGIYALENNVERLADDHRRAARLANVLGQQPYVAEVLTPETNLVIFRLADAMPAADFLATLEQQGIRASSFGPQWIRFVTHLDVDDDGIARVEAALASLRND
- a CDS encoding metallophosphoesterase family protein, translating into MNLFIIGDVHGCFHTLQELLRRWDPATDHLIQVGDLVDRGAHIPATVELARELNEKYPETTTFLMGNHEDALLHHFGPDGPYPGWLKWGGRSTTDQYHTRAGLLARHLPWLMERPLLWQNEHVLVSHAGISTSPLAYDRDSSDGLLWTRGPLRRLDHQLQVVGHTPMEKGEPVLDKTSNTLYTDTGAVFGGNLTGLRLSPTGQVLDIALIPVFPQDLLEKPRF